The following is a genomic window from Pedobacter sp. KBS0701.
ATATTTACCTTTTTCTCTCCCTCATTTTTTGCAGCTAAAGCATTCCATTTACCATTTGCATAATACTGTAGACTGTAGGTCGCTTTTCTGTTATTGCCCGCTGTAAGCACCACCATATTACAGGGAACAGCCTTTTCGAAATTCAGTTCATACCATGGCGATTTTACGGTGTGATTGGATGACCAGCTTGAACCAAAATCATCATCATTGGCAAAATCCATGATATTCATATCATCACTCCAGCTGCTGTTACTTTTTACATGCTTGGCAATGTTACTCGAAATGATCGGTGCAGCGTAGGGCGGAATACGTGGAAGATCTGCAGGTTTTTTATAAATCTGGCCCATTTCTTTAAGTGCAGCGAGGGCGTTATCATCTATTAAACCGTTTTTACCTGGCGCTACATTGAGAATAAAATTGCAATATGCAGCGTTGTATGGAATAATAAATTTATTCACAAGCTCTGGTACATTTTTTACAGGAGTAGTAGGGAATGATGTTTTCCAGAACCAGTTGGCCTGAAGCGGAAGACAGGCAAGCGCCGGAAGTTTGTTATTTTCTTTAGAAATAAACTGACCGGCACCTTGTTCGTAAGATTTGATATCGGTATAAAATAATGCCTGAGTAGGATATTTCGCGGCATTTAAATCCATTACCAGGCAGTTTGGCTGTAATGATTTAATCAGGTAATAAATATCCTCAAAAGGTACCTGGTCATAAGAAATCCTCGACCATGGCGCATCCCATCCATCAATAATAAGGGCGGTAATCTCACCATAATTCGTAAGCAGTTCGGTAATCTGATCTTTGATCATTTTAACATTCACTGGTGTAATCTGGTTCGGGCGGATGCCGTGATGGGTATCTAATATAGAATAATATAGCATTACCTTTAATCCGTTTTTACGGAAAGCATCAGCATATTCTTTTACCACATCGCGTTTTAGCGGCGTATTCATTACATTATATGTTGTCGTTTTAGTATCCCAGATCGGGAACCCACTATGGTGTTTGGTGGTCAGACAGCCATAGGTCATGTTAGCAGATTTAGCGGCTTTTGCCCATTGATCAGCGTCGAGTTTTGGCGATTGAAACAAAGAAAGATCGGCGTCTGGATCAGACCAGTCCTGATCCATAAAAGTAGGCATACCGTAATGGATAAACATACCCAGACCCAGATCAACAAAATCCTGCTGAAGCTCTGGTAAGGGTTTATTGGTTGATTTTTGCTGGGCCATTGCCGGGTAAACAGATGTCGTTCCCGAAACG
Proteins encoded in this region:
- a CDS encoding alpha-L-fucosidase — its product is MTFKRILSLLLIVSGTTSVYPAMAQQKSTNKPLPELQQDFVDLGLGMFIHYGMPTFMDQDWSDPDADLSLFQSPKLDADQWAKAAKSANMTYGCLTTKHHSGFPIWDTKTTTYNVMNTPLKRDVVKEYADAFRKNGLKVMLYYSILDTHHGIRPNQITPVNVKMIKDQITELLTNYGEITALIIDGWDAPWSRISYDQVPFEDIYYLIKSLQPNCLVMDLNAAKYPTQALFYTDIKSYEQGAGQFISKENNKLPALACLPLQANWFWKTSFPTTPVKNVPELVNKFIIPYNAAYCNFILNVAPGKNGLIDDNALAALKEMGQIYKKPADLPRIPPYAAPIISSNIAKHVKSNSSWSDDMNIMDFANDDDFGSSWSSNHTVKSPWYELNFEKAVPCNMVVLTAGNNRKATYSLQYYANGKWNALAAKNEGEKKVNIFRFGRIWCEKIKVTITDFESSPAIAELGVFNERK